In a genomic window of Piliocolobus tephrosceles isolate RC106 chromosome 1, ASM277652v3, whole genome shotgun sequence:
- the LOC111543942 gene encoding late cornified envelope protein 3B, whose translation MSCQQNQQQCQPPPTCPSPKCPPKSSAQCLPPASSCCAPSPGGCSGPSSEGSCCLSHHRHGRSHRCGRQSSNSCDRGSGRQDGASSCGYGSGGCC comes from the coding sequence ATGTCCTGCCAGCAGAACCAGCAGCAGTGCCAGCCTCCGCCCACGTGCCCCTCACCCAAATGCCCCCCAAAGAGCTCAGCACAGTGTCTGCCTCCAGCATCCTCCTGCTGTGCTCCAAGCCCTGGGGGTTGCAGTGGCCCCAGCTCTGAGGGCAGCTGCTGCCTGAGCCACCACAGGCACGGCAGGTCCCACCGATGCGGGCGCCAGAGCTCCAACTCCTGTGACAGGGGCAGTGGTAGACAAGATGGTGCCTCCAGCTGTGGCTATGGCTCTGGAGGCTGCTGCTGA
- the LCE3A gene encoding late cornified envelope protein 3A, which produces MSCQQNQQQYQPPSKCPAKSPAQCLPPASSGCAPSSGGCGPSSEGGCCLSHHRCRRSHCCRHQSSNSCDRGSGQQGGGSSCGHSSGGCC; this is translated from the coding sequence ATGTCCTGCCAGCAGAACCAGCAGCAGTACCAGCCTCCGTCCAAGTGCCCTGCAAAGAGCCCAGCACAGTGTCTGCCTCCAGCTTCCTCTGGCTGTGCCCCAAGCTCTGGGGGCTGTGGCCCCAGCTCCGAGGGTGGCTGCTGCCTGAGTCACCACAGATGCCGCAGGTCCCACTGTTGCCGGCACCAGAGCTCCAACTCCTGTGACAGGGGAAGTGGTCAGCAAGGCGGGGGCTCCAGCTGTggtcacagttctgggggctgctGCTGA